A single window of Vibrio stylophorae DNA harbors:
- a CDS encoding alpha-amylase family glycosyl hydrolase, with product MKTRLIPLFVICSGLSACQLLSEHAQPTHLYSEHDTMPLMADPSGWFHVKPLALHQNFYLSGQTPFCPSENAEPLRVGQPITLQSCDKASMIAVTFDSQNPHRLKLESNNGQWQLQMEDERNVPHSDQLEFAEMQMVTIGESEAVTDQTAAIVEQPSNINQGCAIPSSGPVTVDVSGQFMDGTQVRDYYSGKIETVRNGKVTFTPETYSGGLLLLVAVNASQAVASETLQSTYTVHLDRFYNGDQENDFSYGRQNSAQNPNSFMGGDLAGLTQKLDYLAELGVTTIAIQAPFEQVHGWLPIKQQPFPTYPIDGKQVLDFTTLDANYGQAQDLRNLIALAHGLNMKVVFDVDLSHVGQATALDMAQYGFGALEHPTHNDPSLWTKQALAAFELNPDSAQWQHWWGPWIERIDSPELRLKQNPKVTLPEFFARKPDSKVTAIENAKLVDYLAQWLAYWPKEFGIDGMRLQANLTAEQTQQIQKATSQALQGWKSQYIFQSANTTPFELAINSAAIPAASIDPSCINQIDGYYQAGNQNKSAVEHFDSSQLNLSNIQERDQATWLLLTNRPISISYGSELNRQADQRADAFYPALSPMPWQKNNTQLQLHWQKLLQFRRQFPVLVTGDHQLVQASPYYAFVRENNKQKVMVVFAPR from the coding sequence ATGAAGACTCGCCTCATTCCGCTGTTTGTTATCTGTAGCGGATTAAGCGCTTGCCAATTACTTTCTGAGCACGCGCAACCGACCCACCTCTATTCAGAGCACGACACCATGCCATTGATGGCTGATCCGTCGGGATGGTTTCACGTGAAACCATTGGCGCTTCATCAGAATTTCTACCTTTCAGGTCAAACCCCTTTTTGCCCAAGCGAAAACGCTGAACCACTTCGTGTTGGTCAACCCATTACGCTACAAAGCTGTGATAAGGCAAGCATGATTGCCGTGACTTTTGATTCACAAAATCCACACCGCTTAAAACTTGAATCGAATAATGGTCAGTGGCAATTGCAAATGGAAGATGAACGCAATGTACCGCATAGCGATCAGCTTGAGTTTGCAGAGATGCAAATGGTGACCATTGGAGAATCCGAAGCGGTAACCGATCAAACCGCAGCCATCGTCGAGCAGCCAAGTAACATCAATCAAGGCTGCGCCATTCCATCGAGTGGCCCTGTTACGGTCGATGTCAGTGGTCAGTTTATGGATGGCACACAGGTTCGCGATTACTACAGCGGCAAAATTGAAACGGTACGCAACGGCAAGGTCACCTTTACGCCAGAAACCTATAGCGGTGGTTTATTACTACTTGTTGCTGTCAACGCTAGCCAAGCCGTTGCCAGTGAAACCTTACAAAGTACCTATACGGTTCATCTCGATCGCTTCTACAATGGCGACCAAGAAAATGATTTCTCCTATGGTCGTCAAAATTCAGCGCAAAATCCCAATAGTTTTATGGGCGGCGACTTAGCTGGTTTAACTCAAAAACTGGATTACCTCGCAGAGCTTGGTGTCACCACCATAGCGATTCAAGCGCCCTTTGAACAAGTGCATGGCTGGCTACCGATCAAGCAGCAACCATTCCCCACCTATCCCATCGACGGTAAGCAAGTATTAGATTTCACAACGCTTGATGCCAACTATGGACAAGCACAAGATCTGCGAAATCTAATCGCCTTAGCGCATGGCCTAAATATGAAGGTGGTGTTTGATGTGGATCTAAGCCATGTTGGTCAAGCGACAGCTTTGGATATGGCGCAATATGGCTTTGGCGCACTTGAACATCCAACGCATAACGACCCAAGTCTTTGGACAAAACAAGCATTGGCTGCCTTTGAACTCAACCCAGATTCGGCACAATGGCAACATTGGTGGGGACCTTGGATTGAGCGTATCGATTCACCCGAACTTCGCTTGAAGCAAAACCCAAAAGTAACGCTTCCTGAGTTTTTCGCTCGCAAACCTGACAGTAAAGTCACGGCCATAGAGAACGCAAAGCTAGTGGATTATCTTGCCCAGTGGCTTGCCTACTGGCCAAAAGAGTTTGGTATTGATGGCATGCGTCTACAGGCAAATCTCACAGCTGAGCAAACGCAGCAAATTCAAAAAGCGACATCACAAGCACTGCAAGGCTGGAAGTCACAATATATTTTCCAGAGCGCTAACACCACCCCATTTGAATTAGCAATCAACAGTGCTGCCATCCCAGCCGCTTCAATCGACCCAAGCTGTATTAACCAAATCGATGGCTACTACCAAGCCGGCAATCAAAATAAATCCGCGGTCGAGCATTTCGATAGCAGCCAGCTGAACCTGAGCAATATTCAAGAGCGAGATCAAGCGACTTGGTTGCTACTCACCAACCGTCCGATTTCTATCAGTTATGGCAGTGAGTTAAACCGCCAAGCAGATCAGCGCGCTGATGCTTTTTATCCCGCACTGAGTCCTATGCCGTGGCAAAAAAATAACACTCAACTGCAATTGCACTGGCAAAAATTACTGCAATTTCGTCGCCAGTTCCCAGTACTTGTGACTGGCGATCATCAGCTTGTGCAAGCATCACCCTACTACGCGTTTGTTCGAGAGAATAACAAACAAAAGGTGATGGTCGTATTCGCGCCTCGATAA
- the glyS gene encoding glycine--tRNA ligase subunit beta — MAKEFLIELGTEELPPTQLRTLAEAFAANFETELNAADLAHDGITWYAAPRRLALKVANLAENQPDKIVEKRGPAIASAFDAEGNPTKAAEGWARGNGITVAQAERLVTDKGEWLLFKQEVKGQETKALVVELAAKALANLPIAKPMRWGDKETQFIRPVKTLTLLMGDELIAGEILGVQSDRIIRGHRFMGEASFTIDSASQYPAILEERGKVMADYEARKAIIIADAQKAAAAVGGIADLDDDLVEEVTSLVEWPVVLTAKFEEKFLKVPAEALVYTMKGDQKYFPVYDENKKLLPNFIFVSNIESKEPHHVIEGNEKVVRPRLADAEFFFNTDRKRPLIDRLAELDKAVFQQQLGTIKDKTDRITELAGYIAEQIGANVEQSKRAGLLAKCDLMTSMVFEFTDTQGVMGMHYARHDGEDEAVAVALNEQYMPRFAGDSLPADGVSAAVAMADKLDTIVGIFGIGQAPKGSDPFALRRASLGVLRIIVEYGYNLDLVDLVAKAKSLFGDRLTNANVEQDVIEFMLGRFRAWYQDEGFSVDIIQAVLARHPTKPADFDQRVKAVSHFRDLDAAEALAAANKRVGNILAKVEGELNTEIQDQLLQEASEKTLAAEVRRLQAALAPAIAEGNYQLALSELAALREPVDSFFDNVMVMADDEALKQNRLALLFALRQLFLEIADISLLQK; from the coding sequence ATGGCGAAAGAATTTCTAATTGAGCTAGGTACTGAAGAGTTACCACCAACGCAACTTCGCACCCTAGCGGAAGCATTTGCTGCGAACTTTGAAACTGAACTAAACGCAGCCGATCTCGCGCATGACGGTATCACCTGGTATGCAGCGCCACGTCGCCTTGCACTCAAAGTCGCAAACCTTGCTGAAAACCAACCGGACAAGATCGTTGAAAAACGCGGTCCTGCTATCGCTTCAGCATTTGATGCCGAAGGTAACCCAACCAAAGCCGCTGAAGGCTGGGCTCGTGGTAATGGTATTACCGTTGCACAAGCAGAGCGCTTGGTCACAGATAAAGGTGAATGGCTGCTATTTAAACAAGAAGTGAAGGGTCAAGAGACCAAAGCACTTGTTGTTGAACTAGCCGCAAAAGCACTGGCGAACCTACCGATTGCCAAGCCAATGCGTTGGGGTGATAAAGAAACCCAATTTATTCGTCCAGTGAAAACCCTCACGCTATTGATGGGTGATGAGCTTATTGCTGGTGAAATCCTTGGCGTCCAATCTGATCGCATCATTCGTGGTCACCGTTTTATGGGCGAAGCATCATTCACGATTGACTCTGCCAGCCAATACCCTGCGATTCTTGAAGAGCGCGGTAAGGTGATGGCCGACTACGAAGCACGTAAAGCGATCATCATTGCGGATGCACAAAAAGCAGCAGCTGCGGTTGGCGGTATTGCAGATCTAGATGATGACCTCGTTGAAGAAGTCACCTCATTGGTTGAATGGCCAGTAGTCCTGACTGCGAAATTTGAAGAGAAGTTCCTTAAGGTGCCAGCTGAAGCTTTGGTCTACACCATGAAAGGTGACCAAAAGTACTTCCCTGTTTATGACGAGAACAAGAAGCTACTCCCGAACTTTATCTTCGTTTCAAACATCGAGTCTAAAGAACCACATCATGTAATTGAAGGTAACGAGAAGGTTGTACGCCCTCGCCTAGCTGATGCTGAGTTCTTCTTTAATACTGACCGCAAACGTCCTTTGATTGATCGTCTTGCTGAGCTCGACAAAGCCGTATTCCAACAACAATTGGGTACCATCAAAGATAAGACTGATCGCATCACAGAACTTGCTGGCTATATCGCTGAGCAAATTGGTGCGAACGTTGAGCAATCAAAACGTGCAGGCCTTTTGGCAAAATGTGACTTGATGACCTCAATGGTCTTTGAGTTCACTGATACCCAAGGCGTGATGGGGATGCACTATGCGCGTCACGATGGCGAAGATGAAGCGGTAGCTGTTGCACTAAACGAGCAATATATGCCTCGTTTCGCTGGTGATTCATTACCAGCTGATGGTGTTTCTGCTGCGGTAGCGATGGCCGATAAACTCGATACTATCGTCGGTATTTTTGGCATTGGCCAAGCACCAAAAGGCTCAGATCCATTTGCCCTACGTCGTGCCTCTTTGGGTGTGCTTCGTATTATTGTGGAATATGGTTACAACCTTGATTTGGTTGATCTCGTTGCGAAAGCAAAATCACTCTTTGGTGATCGCCTGACCAATGCCAATGTTGAGCAAGATGTTATTGAGTTTATGCTTGGTCGTTTCCGCGCTTGGTATCAGGATGAAGGCTTTAGCGTCGACATCATTCAAGCCGTTCTTGCGCGTCATCCAACCAAACCTGCTGATTTTGATCAGCGCGTGAAGGCGGTTTCACACTTCCGTGATTTGGATGCAGCAGAAGCACTTGCTGCAGCGAATAAGCGTGTGGGTAACATCCTTGCGAAGGTTGAAGGCGAACTCAATACCGAGATTCAAGATCAGCTTCTTCAAGAAGCATCTGAGAAGACACTTGCGGCTGAAGTACGTCGCCTACAAGCAGCGCTAGCACCTGCTATTGCTGAAGGTAACTACCAACTCGCATTAAGCGAATTGGCTGCACTACGCGAGCCTGTAGATAGCTTCTTTGATAATGTAATGGTGATGGCTGATGATGAAGCGCTCAAACAGAACCGTTTGGCACTCCTCTTTGCACTTCGCCAATTGTTCCTTGAGATTGCAGATATCTCTTTATTACAAAAGTAA